From a region of the Campylobacter showae genome:
- a CDS encoding DUF523 domain-containing protein → MKNKPKILISSCLLGENCKYNGGNNADAICAGELAKLRQIYELIAVCPESMGGLATPREPAEICSNGRVLTKFSGHDVTREFLSGAQICADIARENGCKIAILKERSPSCGSGEIYDGSFTGRLVSGDGLTAAALKKLGVRVVGESALAELNLEKEA, encoded by the coding sequence ATGAAAAATAAACCCAAAATTTTAATCAGCTCCTGCCTGCTCGGCGAAAACTGCAAATATAACGGCGGCAATAACGCAGACGCGATTTGCGCGGGCGAGCTTGCAAAACTTAGACAAATTTACGAGCTCATCGCCGTTTGTCCGGAGAGTATGGGCGGACTAGCGACTCCGCGCGAACCTGCCGAAATTTGCTCAAACGGACGAGTGCTAACTAAATTTAGCGGCCACGACGTGACGCGAGAGTTTCTTTCGGGCGCGCAAATTTGCGCCGATATAGCCCGCGAAAACGGTTGTAAAATCGCTATTTTAAAAGAGCGAAGCCCAAGCTGCGGAAGCGGCGAGATCTACGACGGAAGCTTTACCGGGCGGCTCGTTAGCGGCGACGGCCTAACCGCAGCGGCGCTAAAAAAACTTGGCGTTCGGGTGGTTGGCGAGAGTGCGCTTGCGGAGCTAAATTTAGAAAAAGAGGCATAA